GGCTCGCGAAAAACCCACGCCAAGCGCGCCGAGCGGCTGAAGGCGCAGGGCGCTGATGATGCCGACATCGCGCGCATTCATGCGCCGATCGGGCTTTCCATCGGCGCGGTGTCGCCATCGGAGATCGCGGTCTCGATCATGGCCGAGATTACTGCCGAGCTGCGGTTGCCGAAAGAAACCGCGAAGGTACAGGCGGCATGAAGTTCGGTCCCGCCAGTCCGGCCGACGCGATTGGCGGCGTCACCGTCCACACGCTGCGGCAGGGGGCGCTGGTGCTCAAGAAGGGCACCACGGTCGGCCCGGCCGAAGTTGAGGCGCTCAAAAAGGCGGGTGTGAAAGAAATCGTCGTGGTGCGGCTGGAGAAGGGCGACGTCTCCGAAGACGAAGCCGCCGCCAGCATCGCGCAGGCGGTCGCCGGCGAGGGCGTCAATGTCGAGCGCGCGTTTACCGGCCGCTCCAACCTGTTCGCTGCGAAAGCCGGCGTGCTGGTGGTCGATCGCGCGGCGGTCGACCGCATCAACGGTGTCGATGAAGCCATCACTTTCGCGACGCTCTCGGCGTTCAAGCCGGTGGTCGAAGGCGAGATGATCGCGACCGTGAAACTCATTCCGTTCGGTGTCGAAGCCAGGCTGCGTGATGCGGCCGTTGATGTCGCGGGCAAGGACACGCTGCGCATTGCGCCTTATGTGATCAAGAAGGTCGGTGTGGTCTCGACGCTATTGCCCGGGCTTTCACCAAAGGTGATCGACAAGACCCTGCGGGTGACCGCGGAACGGCTGGCGCCGGCCGGTGCCAGCATCATTGCCGAACGCCGCGTGCCGCATGACGAGGCTGATCTCGCCGCGTCGGTCAAGGAATTGCTCGGCCTCGGCGCCGAACTCGTGATCGTGTTCGGCGCATCCGCGATCGCCGACCGCCGCGACGTGATCCCGGCCGCGATCACGGAGATCGGCGGCCGAATCGAGCATTTCGGCATGCCGGTCGATCCCGGCAATCTGCTGCTGATCGGCAGCGCCGGCGGCGTACCGGTCTTGGGCGCGCCCGGCTGCGCGCGCTCGCCGGTGGAGAATGGTTTTGACTGGGTGCTGATGCGCCTTCTCGCCGGGCTGAAGGTCACGCGCGCCGAACTCACCGGCATGGGCGTCGGCGGCCTCTTGATGGAAATCGTCACCCGGCCCCAGCCCCGCACCGTGGCCGACATCGAAGCCAATCGAAACGTCACGGCCATCGTGCTGGCCGCCGGGCGCTCGACGCGGATGGGCGGCCCCAACAAGCTGCTCGCCGAAATTGACGGCAAGAAGCTGGTGCGGATCGCCGCCGAACAGGCGCTGGCGTCGAAAGCGACCGAGGTGATCGTCGTCACTGGCCATCAGGCCGATCTCGTCGAGCAGGCGCTGGCGGGCCTCAACGTAAAATTCGCCCGCAACCCGGATTTCGCCGGTGGGCTGGCGTCCTCCGTCAAGGCTGGCATCGCGGCGGTGCCCGACAATGCCGATGGCGCCATCGTCTGCCTCGGCGACATGCCGCTGATCTCTGCCAAACTGATCGACCAGTTGATCGAGACTTTTGCGCCGGACCGCGGCCATCTGATCGCCGTGCCCGTCAGCGACGGCCGCCGCGGCAATCCCGTTCTGTGGTCACGCCGCTTCTTCAAGGAATTGATGACGCTCGACGGCGATATCGGCGCCCGCCATCTGATCGCCAAGCACGCCGAAGCGGTCGCCGAAGTCCCGGTCGATGGCCAGAGCGCATTCCTCGATATCGACACGCCGCAGGCGCTTGAAGCTGCAAGGCAAGGCTAGAGGAAGGTGACCTTTAGCTTCGGCCCATCCACACCGTCCGTCCCTCTGACAGCTCCGGCGGCATGATCGGCCGAAACCCCATCTTGCTCCAGAACGCCATCGCCTGAGCGTTTGCCCGATTGATGCGTGCGTGGATTGCCGACGCGCCACGCGCATTTGCCAGTCGCAGCCACGCGTGAAAGAGCCGCGTCCCAACGCCACGCCCCTGGAGCCGTGGCAGGAGGTTCAAGTGAAGGTGCGCCGGGAATTCCCGCGCGACCTGTAGGGGTGCGCGTTCAGGATTGTGAATCATGGATATTCGTCGTTGATCGGGGGTCCAACTGCCGCGTGCTTCCGGGTCGGGCGCGGGATACCGCCAGCGTAGTTGCGGCCACCAGCTTCGTTCCAGGCGCTCTTCCCAGGACACGGTATCGACGGCGCCCAGGACGAAGCCGCCGACGCCTTCTTCATCGGCAGCCATCACCACGAGATCGGGATCGAGCGTCGCATACGGTGCGGAGTAGATAGCGCCGACGAGGTGCTTGTCATGATAGAGGCGTGAAGCATCGGCGCCCGCATCCGCTGTCGCGAGCGAAATCGCGTAGAGAGCGTCAAAATCAGTCGACATGTATGGCCGCAACGTCAGCATCGGCGGCATTCTAGGCTCGGGCGCGACGGACCGCTACATGCCGCAGGCTGGAAGCGGCAAGGCGGGGGTAGATTTGTAAGGTGGGCAAAGCGAAGCGTGCCCACCATCAACGGCGGTACCCCGGTGGTGGGCACGCTGCGCTTTGCCCACCCTACAAAAGCTTCCGTTCACCAAGTTGAAACTCCCCGTAGGCTAGATTCTGCTCGCTACCTCGGGGGAGGGGATTTTGATTGTTTCGACCGTTGCGGCGCAACGCCGCGCGTTGTTTGTGATTGCGCTGACGCTGATACTAGGCGTCTCGGGTTTCATCACCAAGGCATGGGCGGCGGGCGCGTTTGCCGTCGGCAAGTGTGGCGCCTACGGCCAGGCCTTTGACTATCCTGCCGAAGCCGCAGCGCGCGCCGCGGCGTTGAAGCAGTGCAAGGGCAACTGCACCGCACTCACCATGAAGCGCGCCTGCGCGGCGTTGGCCGTCGACATGACCAATCCCTGCGGTCCTCATGGCTATGCCGTAAAGCCCAGAATTTCGAGCTCGCTCAACGCCGCGACCAAGAAGTGCTACGAATTCGGC
This portion of the Bradyrhizobium sp. AZCC 2262 genome encodes:
- a CDS encoding molybdopterin-binding/glycosyltransferase family 2 protein, with amino-acid sequence MKFGPASPADAIGGVTVHTLRQGALVLKKGTTVGPAEVEALKKAGVKEIVVVRLEKGDVSEDEAAASIAQAVAGEGVNVERAFTGRSNLFAAKAGVLVVDRAAVDRINGVDEAITFATLSAFKPVVEGEMIATVKLIPFGVEARLRDAAVDVAGKDTLRIAPYVIKKVGVVSTLLPGLSPKVIDKTLRVTAERLAPAGASIIAERRVPHDEADLAASVKELLGLGAELVIVFGASAIADRRDVIPAAITEIGGRIEHFGMPVDPGNLLLIGSAGGVPVLGAPGCARSPVENGFDWVLMRLLAGLKVTRAELTGMGVGGLLMEIVTRPQPRTVADIEANRNVTAIVLAAGRSTRMGGPNKLLAEIDGKKLVRIAAEQALASKATEVIVVTGHQADLVEQALAGLNVKFARNPDFAGGLASSVKAGIAAVPDNADGAIVCLGDMPLISAKLIDQLIETFAPDRGHLIAVPVSDGRRGNPVLWSRRFFKELMTLDGDIGARHLIAKHAEAVAEVPVDGQSAFLDIDTPQALEAARQG
- a CDS encoding GNAT family N-acetyltransferase, whose translation is MPPMLTLRPYMSTDFDALYAISLATADAGADASRLYHDKHLVGAIYSAPYATLDPDLVVMAADEEGVGGFVLGAVDTVSWEERLERSWWPQLRWRYPAPDPEARGSWTPDQRRISMIHNPERAPLQVAREFPAHLHLNLLPRLQGRGVGTRLFHAWLRLANARGASAIHARINRANAQAMAFWSKMGFRPIMPPELSEGRTVWMGRS
- a CDS encoding DUF4189 domain-containing protein, which translates into the protein MVSTVAAQRRALFVIALTLILGVSGFITKAWAAGAFAVGKCGAYGQAFDYPAEAAARAAALKQCKGNCTALTMKRACAALAVDMTNPCGPHGYAVKPRISSSLNAATKKCYEFGGKECVIRAWACDAKG